The genomic region CGGGCCCATGGGCACGCATCCACGCTGGCGGGGGCGTGGGATCGGCCGCGTCCTGTACCTACGTTGTCTGCGTGATCTGCAAGCCCAGGGTCACACGAAAGCCATCATCCCCTGGGTCGGCCCCATCGGCTTCTACTTCCGCGTTTCCGGAGCCACCGTCGTGCGAGTCTTCTGGAGATATCGCAAGCGGGTCAATCGAACGGAGGAAGGATGAACGTTTCTTCCGGAGCGACCTTCGGCATGGCGGGGCTAGTCTGCCTGGGATTGACCATGGGCTGCGCCCCCTCCCGCAGGGCGGGTATCGGAGCGCAGCCTTATCCGTCGGTTGCCCGGCCCGTGCGGACAGGCCTCGAGGTCCTGCTCCACGATCCGCCCCAGGAACTGCGCTCCCTACGCCTCGGGCTGATCACCAATCCGACTGGGGTGACCAGCGACCTGCGCCAGAACGTGGACGCCCTGTTGCAAGCCGGATTCCGCATCACGGCGCTCTTCGGCCCCGAGCACGGAATTCGCGGGGATGTGGAAGGGGGCAAAGAGATCGAATCCTACGTGGATGCTCGAACGGGGATCACCGTCCACAGCCTGTACGGTCGACATCGGAAGCCAAGCCCGGAAATGCTGCAAGGAGTGGACGCCCTGGTGTTCGATATCCAGGACATCGGAATCCGTCCCTATACGTACATCTCGACCCTCGCTCTGGCGATGGAAGCGGCGGCCGAAAAGGGGATTCCGCTCTACGTCCTGGACCGCCCGAATCCCCTGGGAGGCCTGCGGGTGGAAGGGCCGGTTCTGGAAGAGAGGTTCCGTAGCTTCATCGGCATCCACCCGATCCCGTACGTCCACGGGCTCACCGTCGGCGAGCTTGCGCGCCTCTTCAACGGTGAATTTCAGATTGGGTGCCGTCTCCACGTGGTGAACATGCAGGGGTGGAGACGCTTTTTCCTCTGGCCCGATACCGGCCTGCCCTGGGTCCCGACTTCGCCCCACATCCCGCACTGGTTTTCCGCCCTGTATTGCGCGGCGACGGGCGCCCTCGGCGAGCTGGGAACGGTCAGCGAGGGCGTAGGAACCCCCTCCCCGTTTGAGCTTGTGGGAGCCCCCTGGGTCGATGCCTACAGACTAGCTGACGAGCTCAATTCCAGGCACCTTCCTGGAGTGCTCTTTCGTCCCGTCACGTTCCGTCCGTTCTACTTCCGGTTCGCCGGGCAGAGCCTCGGAGGAATCCACATCTGCATCACGGACCCTCGACGCTTCGAGCCGGTGCGCACACAGGTCCACATTCTCCACGCCCTGGTGAAGCTTTACGGCCCAGAGCCAGTTCTACAATCGGAGCGGACCGATGCCTTCGATAAGGCCTGGGGAACGGATGGCGTGCGCAAGAGGCTTCAGGCAGGCGAATCCCCTGAGTCGATCATCGCCTCGTGGGCGGAGGAAGTAGAGCGCTTCTGCCAGCGCCGGCAAGAGTACTTGCTGTACTGAGGAGCCGGCCGCCGGCAGGGGCGAAAGACATGGCTAAGGCCAAGCCTTTTCCGGGAGGTGCAGGCGCAGCAAAACGCCGGGGTGGTCCCGCAGCGTGGCGTAGGGTTCTGACCGCCCCGTCTTCTGTATCCTCAGGACCACCCGAGTTGGCACGGAACGTAAG from candidate division KSB1 bacterium harbors:
- a CDS encoding DUF1343 domain-containing protein yields the protein MNVSSGATFGMAGLVCLGLTMGCAPSRRAGIGAQPYPSVARPVRTGLEVLLHDPPQELRSLRLGLITNPTGVTSDLRQNVDALLQAGFRITALFGPEHGIRGDVEGGKEIESYVDARTGITVHSLYGRHRKPSPEMLQGVDALVFDIQDIGIRPYTYISTLALAMEAAAEKGIPLYVLDRPNPLGGLRVEGPVLEERFRSFIGIHPIPYVHGLTVGELARLFNGEFQIGCRLHVVNMQGWRRFFLWPDTGLPWVPTSPHIPHWFSALYCAATGALGELGTVSEGVGTPSPFELVGAPWVDAYRLADELNSRHLPGVLFRPVTFRPFYFRFAGQSLGGIHICITDPRRFEPVRTQVHILHALVKLYGPEPVLQSERTDAFDKAWGTDGVRKRLQAGESPESIIASWAEEVERFCQRRQEYLLY